A DNA window from Rubripirellula tenax contains the following coding sequences:
- a CDS encoding arylsulfatase, giving the protein MRQMLFLFWVCLVSVVFGVAQAESPNVVFILADDLGYRELGSFGQAKIRTPNLDRLAASGMRLTQHYSGNAVCAPSRCVLLTGKHPGHAFVRDNRSTPPEGQYPIPDDEVTLHELMKRVGYVTGAFGKWGLGGPGSTGVPLSQGVDRFVGYLCQSKAHTYYPDSIWDDGQPMPLANTPPIPGHAGLAKDADPNDPQSYDVFKGQDYAPDRINAAALDFVRTNKDTPFFLYYPSVIPHVALHVPEEELKPYLKLGWNDPPFTRDGGGYTPHFTPRAAYAAMISRLDRYVGNLLALLDELDLTDNTIVVFTSDNGTTHLGEEVDYKFFDSVGELRGLKGSLYEGGVRVPTIVRWPGHVTPGSVSDHVSGFEDWVPTLLEVVGGAEVIPNAIDGISMLPTLVGKSQPERPYLYREFAGYGGQQSIRVGDWKAIRQSMTKGNLEVELYNLSDDVGESNNVASEHPKVVEEMAAMMSSVRTPSSEFPLIPLDGPVKKRKPVSVGASQPKRP; this is encoded by the coding sequence ATGCGTCAGATGCTGTTTTTGTTTTGGGTGTGCTTGGTTAGCGTCGTATTTGGTGTCGCCCAAGCAGAGTCGCCGAACGTCGTCTTCATTTTGGCGGACGACTTGGGATACCGCGAACTTGGTTCGTTCGGGCAAGCCAAAATTCGAACTCCAAATCTAGATCGGTTGGCGGCCAGCGGAATGCGGTTGACCCAGCACTACAGCGGCAACGCGGTTTGTGCTCCGTCACGTTGCGTGTTGTTGACGGGCAAACACCCCGGACACGCGTTCGTTCGCGACAACCGTTCCACACCGCCCGAGGGACAATATCCAATTCCCGATGACGAAGTCACCTTGCACGAATTGATGAAGCGAGTCGGTTACGTGACCGGCGCGTTCGGCAAGTGGGGACTCGGCGGCCCCGGTTCGACCGGCGTCCCGCTGAGCCAGGGCGTCGACCGGTTCGTGGGATATCTGTGTCAATCGAAAGCGCACACCTATTACCCCGATTCGATTTGGGATGATGGCCAACCGATGCCGCTGGCCAACACGCCGCCCATTCCCGGGCACGCCGGTCTGGCCAAGGACGCCGATCCCAACGACCCGCAAAGCTACGACGTCTTCAAAGGACAAGACTATGCACCGGATCGAATCAATGCCGCCGCGCTCGATTTCGTTCGCACCAACAAGGACACGCCGTTCTTCTTGTACTATCCCAGCGTGATCCCGCACGTTGCCCTGCACGTGCCCGAGGAAGAACTAAAACCCTACTTGAAACTTGGATGGAACGATCCGCCGTTCACACGCGACGGCGGCGGGTACACGCCGCACTTCACGCCGCGCGCCGCCTATGCCGCGATGATTTCACGGCTGGATCGCTACGTCGGAAATCTGTTGGCGTTGCTTGATGAACTCGACTTGACGGACAACACGATCGTCGTTTTCACCAGCGACAATGGGACGACCCACTTGGGCGAAGAGGTGGACTACAAGTTTTTTGACAGCGTCGGCGAACTACGCGGTTTGAAGGGCTCGCTGTACGAAGGCGGTGTTCGCGTTCCCACCATCGTCCGTTGGCCCGGTCACGTCACGCCCGGTTCGGTCAGTGATCACGTCAGCGGATTCGAAGACTGGGTTCCCACGCTGCTAGAAGTCGTCGGGGGTGCCGAGGTGATCCCCAACGCGATCGACGGTATTTCGATGCTGCCGACATTGGTGGGAAAGTCGCAGCCCGAACGACCGTATCTGTATCGTGAGTTTGCAGGCTACGGTGGCCAACAATCGATCCGCGTCGGTGACTGGAAAGCCATTCGTCAAAGCATGACGAAGGGAAATTTGGAGGTCGAACTGTACAACCTTTCCGATGACGTGGGTGAATCCAACAACGTTGCGAGCGAACACCCCAAAGTGGTCGAAGAAATGGCCGCCATGATGTCTTCGGTGCGCACGCCTTCGTCGGAATTTCCACTGATCCCGCTGGATGGTCCGGTCAAAAAACGCAAGCCGGTCTCGGTAGGTGCTTCGCAACCGAAGCGGCCGTAA